In the genome of Desulfuromonas sp. DDH964, one region contains:
- a CDS encoding sodium:solute symporter family protein produces MSLQFTTYLIVGITFAIYIGIAIWARAGSTKEFYVAGGSVHPVMNGMATGADWMSAASFISMAGLISNMGYGGALFLMGWTGGYVLLAMLLAPYLRKFGKFTVPQFFGTRYYSKSAAMVAVLCLLIASTTYIIGQMTGVGVAFSRFLGVSNATGIYVGMGIVFMYAVFGGMKGITYTQVAQYCVLIIAYTIPAIFISLHLTGNPIPQLGLGSDMVGSNVALLHKLDLIVQDLGFSQYTTSTRISQLNTFVYTVSLMIGTAGLPHVIVRFFTVPKVKDARSSAGWALVFIAILYTTAPAVAAMAKMNLLKTVNPQIMTNADVFAPGAQIVYDQRPDWMKRWEVTGLLKFSDKNGDGRIQYYNDKSKDAAFQAKAAAAGWAGNELSVNADIIVLANPEIALLPNWVIALVAAGGLAAALSTAAGLLLAISSAISHDLLKENFMPNLTEKGELMAGKIAMAGAIIVAGYLGLNPPGFAAGTVAIAFGLAASSIFPALMMGIFSKTMNKQGAIAGMLAGIGITMFYVFAHKGIFFIKGTEFVNSIGGPNFFFGIEPNAFGTIGAIVNFAVAFAVKNMTPAVPEDIAAMVESVRIPRGSKAVDGAH; encoded by the coding sequence ATGAGTCTTCAATTTACAACCTATCTCATCGTCGGTATCACCTTTGCCATCTATATCGGCATCGCCATCTGGGCCCGCGCCGGCAGCACCAAGGAGTTCTACGTCGCCGGCGGCTCGGTCCACCCGGTTATGAACGGCATGGCGACCGGCGCCGACTGGATGTCCGCGGCCTCCTTTATCTCCATGGCCGGCCTGATCTCCAACATGGGTTACGGCGGCGCGCTCTTCCTGATGGGCTGGACCGGCGGCTATGTCCTCCTTGCCATGCTCCTTGCGCCGTATCTGCGCAAATTCGGCAAGTTCACCGTTCCCCAGTTCTTCGGCACCCGCTACTATTCAAAGAGCGCCGCCATGGTTGCGGTTCTCTGCCTGCTGATCGCCTCGACCACCTACATCATCGGCCAGATGACCGGCGTCGGCGTCGCCTTCTCCCGCTTCCTCGGCGTCTCCAACGCCACCGGGATCTACGTCGGTATGGGCATCGTCTTCATGTACGCGGTTTTCGGCGGCATGAAGGGGATCACCTACACCCAGGTCGCCCAGTACTGCGTCCTGATTATTGCCTACACCATCCCGGCGATCTTCATCTCGCTGCACCTGACCGGCAACCCGATCCCGCAGCTCGGCCTCGGTTCCGACATGGTCGGCAGCAACGTCGCCCTGCTGCACAAGCTTGACCTGATCGTGCAGGACCTCGGTTTCTCCCAGTACACCACCAGCACCCGGATCAGCCAGCTCAACACCTTTGTCTACACCGTCTCGTTGATGATCGGTACCGCGGGCCTGCCCCACGTTATCGTTCGCTTCTTCACCGTGCCCAAGGTCAAGGATGCCCGTTCCTCGGCCGGCTGGGCGCTGGTCTTCATCGCCATTCTCTACACCACCGCTCCGGCCGTGGCGGCGATGGCGAAGATGAACCTGCTCAAGACCGTCAATCCCCAGATCATGACCAACGCCGACGTCTTCGCCCCTGGCGCCCAGATCGTCTACGATCAGCGTCCCGACTGGATGAAGCGCTGGGAAGTCACCGGCCTGCTCAAGTTCTCTGACAAGAACGGCGACGGCCGGATCCAGTACTACAATGACAAGAGCAAAGACGCCGCCTTCCAGGCCAAGGCTGCGGCTGCCGGCTGGGCCGGCAACGAGCTGAGCGTCAACGCCGACATCATCGTTCTCGCCAACCCGGAAATCGCGCTGCTGCCGAACTGGGTTATCGCCCTGGTCGCCGCCGGTGGTCTCGCCGCCGCGCTCTCGACCGCAGCCGGTCTGCTCCTCGCCATCTCTTCGGCGATCTCGCATGACCTGCTGAAAGAGAACTTCATGCCCAACCTGACCGAAAAAGGCGAACTGATGGCCGGCAAGATCGCCATGGCTGGCGCCATCATCGTCGCCGGTTACCTCGGCCTCAATCCCCCGGGCTTTGCCGCCGGTACCGTGGCCATTGCCTTCGGTCTCGCCGCCAGTTCCATCTTCCCGGCCCTGATGATGGGTATCTTCAGCAAGACCATGAACAAGCAGGGCGCCATTGCCGGCATGCTCGCCGGTATCGGCATCACCATGTTCTACGTCTTCGCCCACAAAGGGATCTTCTTCATCAAGGGGACGGAGTTCGTCAATTCCATCGGTGGCCCGAACTTCTTCTTCGGTATCGAGCCGAACGCTTTCGGCACCATCGGCGCCATCGTCAACTTCGCCGTTGCCTTCGCCGTCAAGAACATGACCCCCGCGGTCCCCGAAGACATCGCGGCCATGGTCGAATCGGTTCGTATCCCCCGTGGCTCCAAGGCGGTGGACGGCGCTCATTAA
- a CDS encoding DUF4212 domain-containing protein, producing MQHDSIGYWKATLGLIKLVLVIWFVVSYGFGIILAPALNSIHLGGYPLGFWFAQQGSMYIFVALIFFYANRMGKIDEKFDVHEN from the coding sequence ATGCAACACGATAGCATCGGTTACTGGAAGGCAACACTGGGATTGATCAAGCTCGTTTTGGTCATCTGGTTCGTGGTTTCCTACGGCTTCGGCATCATCCTGGCACCAGCCCTCAACAGCATCCATCTTGGCGGCTACCCGCTCGGTTTCTGGTTTGCCCAGCAGGGATCCATGTATATTTTCGTGGCGCTCATCTTTTTCTATGCGAATCGGATGGGTAAGATCGACGAAAAATTTGACGTTCACGAGAACTAG
- a CDS encoding IclR family transcriptional regulator: MPVRGKETYCIHSVENALALLEALCEEGEEVSLSGLSDRLGMTKASLFRLLATFENRGYVEREPGSRKYRLGMAAYEIGQKFLSHMGLLRKARPVMEQLAREFNEAIYLVVRRGDEVLFLDMVDSTQQVKIVPLVGRRFPIETTAAGKIFLAFDLDGAGLKSTPPKKATKPVISRVDANQVRQTGFCIDQSCIGDGTTCIAAALFSGPGEVAGVLALVGPEFRMPGDRVNQVLLPALSIAKEMVSSRLGYLGHVFGEKHLS, from the coding sequence GTGCCGGTACGAGGCAAAGAAACCTACTGTATTCATTCGGTTGAAAATGCCCTTGCTCTCCTCGAAGCCCTCTGCGAGGAAGGCGAAGAGGTCAGCCTCTCCGGGTTAAGCGATCGCCTCGGCATGACCAAGGCCAGCCTCTTTCGCCTGCTGGCGACTTTTGAAAATCGCGGATATGTCGAAAGAGAACCCGGGTCAAGAAAGTACCGCCTGGGCATGGCCGCCTATGAAATCGGGCAAAAGTTTCTCTCCCACATGGGGCTCCTGCGCAAGGCACGCCCGGTCATGGAACAGCTGGCCCGGGAATTCAACGAAGCAATCTATCTTGTCGTCAGGCGGGGTGATGAAGTGCTCTTCCTTGACATGGTCGACAGCACCCAGCAGGTCAAGATCGTCCCTCTGGTAGGACGTCGTTTTCCCATTGAAACGACAGCGGCAGGGAAGATATTCCTGGCCTTCGATCTTGACGGGGCGGGGCTTAAAAGCACTCCGCCGAAAAAAGCGACGAAACCGGTCATCAGCAGGGTAGATGCAAACCAGGTTCGGCAAACCGGTTTCTGTATTGACCAGAGCTGCATCGGCGACGGAACCACCTGCATCGCAGCCGCACTGTTCAGTGGCCCCGGAGAAGTCGCCGGTGTCCTCGCCCTGGTCGGACCGGAATTCCGCATGCCAGGGGACCGGGTCAACCAGGTCCTTCTTCCGGCCCTTTCCATCGCCAAGGAAATGGTCTCCTCCCGCCTGGGCTACCTGGGGCATGTTTTTGGGGAAAAACATCTGAGCTGA
- a CDS encoding isochorismatase family protein: MTNPLARFQLDRSRVGLVVIDVQQRLVPSMPEKVYRETLKSIAFLVACCDLLKVPVTVTEQYPRGLGHTVAELAGAGGRPAIEKVSFGCCGETTFNQRLQELGCSQIIVVGMEAHVCVYQTVLGLLASGFDVHLVRDAIISRGKGDYRNALELARQAGAVITTAETAVFQLLQAADVPEFKAVSALVKSRFLAE, from the coding sequence ATGACCAATCCCCTTGCACGGTTTCAGCTCGACAGAAGCCGCGTTGGCCTCGTGGTAATTGACGTCCAGCAGCGGCTGGTTCCGAGCATGCCGGAGAAGGTTTATCGGGAAACCCTGAAAAGTATCGCATTTCTTGTCGCTTGCTGTGACCTGCTGAAGGTCCCGGTGACCGTGACGGAACAATATCCCCGGGGGCTGGGTCATACCGTTGCTGAGCTTGCCGGAGCCGGCGGAAGGCCTGCGATTGAGAAGGTCAGCTTCGGATGCTGTGGTGAGACAACTTTTAATCAGCGCTTGCAGGAGCTCGGCTGCTCGCAGATTATCGTCGTTGGCATGGAGGCCCATGTCTGTGTCTACCAGACGGTCCTCGGACTGCTCGCGAGTGGGTTTGATGTCCATCTGGTCAGGGACGCTATCATCTCCAGAGGGAAGGGCGATTACCGCAATGCGCTGGAACTTGCCCGCCAGGCCGGGGCTGTCATTACGACCGCCGAGACCGCCGTCTTTCAACTCTTGCAGGCAGCCGACGTTCCGGAGTTCAAGGCGGTATCGGCGCTTGTAAAGTCCAGGTTTCTCGCTGAATGA
- a CDS encoding MazG nucleotide pyrophosphohydrolase domain-containing protein has protein sequence MKAKKTAMKDEPGREGGALSNTEDSLACVTRHELETLFRATLATWGEEAQYDQAVEECAELIAALKHYKRRRIDTTQLAEELADVTLMVGQLSWMLGNDLVESAVDRKLIKLRKLLAAEEQNCGNQ, from the coding sequence ATGAAAGCGAAAAAGACCGCGATGAAGGATGAACCGGGGAGGGAAGGGGGCGCCCTGTCGAATACTGAAGATTCGCTTGCCTGCGTTACCCGCCACGAACTCGAAACTCTATTCCGCGCCACCCTTGCCACCTGGGGCGAGGAAGCCCAGTACGACCAGGCGGTGGAAGAGTGTGCCGAATTGATCGCTGCCCTGAAACACTACAAGCGGCGCCGGATTGATACCACCCAGTTGGCCGAGGAACTCGCTGATGTGACCCTCATGGTGGGCCAGCTTTCCTGGATGCTCGGCAACGATCTGGTGGAATCAGCTGTAGACCGCAAGTTAATCAAACTTCGGAAATTACTTGCAGCCGAAGAGCAGAACTGCGGTAACCAGTAA
- a CDS encoding nitroreductase family protein: MLLSLLQSRRSIRQFQPRPVEAEKVQLLAESLLRAPSSRGRNPWEFVVVDDAEKLQALARAKAHGSAFLDGAPLAVVLCGDPERSDVWIEDCAIATIILQLTAESLGLASCWAQIRLRLHRDGRTAEDYLRPLLGLPERLRVLAIVGIGYPAESKSGHARESLEWGKLHRNQFGVDWPVGTSSE, translated from the coding sequence ATGCTTTTGTCCCTGCTCCAAAGTCGCCGCAGTATCCGCCAGTTTCAACCGCGCCCTGTTGAAGCCGAAAAGGTGCAACTCCTGGCTGAGTCTCTGTTGCGGGCCCCCTCCTCCCGGGGACGCAACCCCTGGGAATTTGTCGTCGTCGACGATGCGGAAAAGTTGCAGGCGCTGGCACGCGCCAAAGCGCATGGTTCCGCCTTTCTCGATGGTGCTCCGCTGGCGGTGGTCCTGTGTGGCGACCCCGAGCGCAGCGACGTCTGGATCGAGGATTGTGCCATTGCCACCATCATCCTCCAACTGACTGCCGAGTCCCTTGGACTCGCCAGTTGTTGGGCTCAGATTCGTCTGCGGCTCCACCGCGATGGGCGCACCGCCGAAGATTATCTGCGCCCTCTGCTCGGCCTGCCGGAGCGCCTTCGGGTCCTCGCCATCGTCGGGATTGGCTATCCTGCTGAATCGAAGAGTGGGCATGCCCGCGAATCGCTGGAATGGGGCAAACTGCATCGCAATCAGTTTGGCGTCGACTGGCCAGTCGGTACTTCGTCGGAGTAA
- a CDS encoding AAA family ATPase has protein sequence MYLEFFGLTEKPFTITPNPRFIFLSKNHKEVFAHLLYGIRNHSGFIEVTGEVGAGKTTVLRTLFEQLEGDDYRLAFIFNPSLSAGELLRAVCREFHIEVTGFSTGEILDALNDYLLRENQAGRTVVLVIDEAQNLTPQVLEQVRLLSNLETEGDKLIQIVLVGQPELGILLDRPDLRQLNQRIVVRYHLRPIDAEDTRAYIRHRLELAGVRDRELFSPGALRRIYRFSGGLPRLINILCDRALLVAYSEDRRQVSTAEVKRAIGELRRQSRDRRWWPLLAISGGALLLLAGILFAWDILLPGAGRDLRPAISESRTISASASSVPAAGLDETMAAPPAAGFKSASVLLPGAPIQVKEEDELPAAAPTATLPLPARGGVDSGFPLVHGKGRGDELAHKTVPVSMARAQYDNGKADKPADAAARKTVSPTALTQLTGPLRFGFVPAASGPLETPAQAVLLGDYLGQLLGQPVKVESFNNESALYEGIYRYRQIDLALFRHEIPSRINHLPLQPLVGCRSQGAQETSSCLLVARRGLYDGAAELLQTTLENLGTREKGQQVLAAAGGLAFIPLQAQTLPSRSGDLP, from the coding sequence ATGTACCTCGAATTTTTCGGGCTGACGGAAAAGCCTTTTACCATCACCCCCAATCCGCGTTTTATCTTTCTCAGCAAAAACCACAAGGAGGTCTTTGCCCATCTCCTTTACGGTATTCGCAACCACAGCGGTTTCATCGAGGTGACCGGTGAGGTCGGCGCCGGAAAAACGACCGTGCTGCGGACCCTTTTTGAACAGCTCGAGGGGGATGATTACCGCCTCGCTTTCATCTTCAACCCCAGTCTTTCCGCCGGTGAACTGCTGCGCGCCGTCTGTCGGGAATTTCACATCGAGGTCACCGGTTTCAGTACCGGAGAAATCCTCGACGCTCTCAACGATTATCTGCTGCGGGAAAACCAGGCCGGCCGGACCGTCGTCCTGGTGATCGACGAGGCGCAAAATCTCACCCCCCAGGTTCTGGAACAGGTCCGGCTTCTTTCCAACCTGGAGACCGAGGGGGACAAGCTGATCCAGATTGTCCTGGTCGGACAACCCGAATTGGGCATCCTGCTCGATCGTCCCGACCTGCGCCAGCTCAATCAGCGGATTGTCGTTCGCTACCACCTCCGGCCTATCGATGCTGAGGATACCCGCGCCTATATTCGGCACCGGCTGGAGCTGGCCGGGGTTCGCGACCGGGAGCTTTTTTCGCCGGGCGCCCTTCGCAGAATCTACCGGTTCTCCGGCGGCCTGCCACGCCTGATCAATATCCTTTGTGACCGCGCATTGCTCGTGGCCTACAGCGAGGATCGGCGGCAGGTCTCCACCGCCGAGGTCAAGCGCGCCATCGGCGAGTTGCGTCGGCAATCCCGCGACCGTCGCTGGTGGCCGTTACTGGCGATCAGCGGCGGCGCTTTGCTTCTTTTGGCCGGAATCCTCTTCGCCTGGGATATTCTCCTCCCCGGAGCAGGCCGGGACCTGCGGCCGGCCATATCGGAATCGCGAACAATTTCGGCAAGTGCCTCCTCGGTCCCGGCTGCTGGCCTGGACGAGACGATGGCCGCCCCTCCCGCTGCCGGTTTTAAATCAGCCTCCGTACTCCTCCCAGGCGCCCCGATTCAAGTAAAGGAGGAGGATGAGCTGCCTGCCGCAGCTCCTACCGCTACCTTGCCACTTCCAGCCCGGGGGGGCGTTGACTCCGGCTTTCCACTGGTGCATGGCAAGGGGCGGGGGGACGAATTAGCCCACAAGACAGTCCCGGTCTCCATGGCCAGGGCCCAGTATGACAACGGCAAGGCCGATAAACCGGCAGATGCTGCTGCCAGGAAAACGGTATCACCCACGGCGCTTACGCAACTGACCGGGCCGCTCCGCTTTGGGTTTGTACCGGCTGCGAGCGGACCGCTGGAAACTCCCGCACAGGCGGTCCTGCTCGGCGATTACCTCGGCCAGTTGCTCGGCCAGCCGGTAAAGGTTGAATCTTTTAACAATGAGTCGGCACTTTACGAGGGGATCTATCGCTATCGCCAGATCGACCTGGCCCTCTTTCGCCACGAGATACCGAGCCGGATAAACCACTTGCCGTTGCAGCCCCTGGTCGGGTGTCGCAGTCAAGGGGCACAGGAGACTTCTTCCTGTCTGCTGGTTGCCCGTCGCGGCCTTTACGATGGAGCCGCAGAGCTGTTGCAGACCACGTTGGAGAACCTGGGGACGAGGGAAAAAGGGCAGCAGGTACTGGCCGCGGCTGGCGGCCTTGCGTTCATCCCCCTGCAGGCCCAAACCCTGCCTTCCCGGTCTGGAGATCTGCCGTGA
- a CDS encoding ChaN family lipoprotein yields MLLSPLQAGAHTWDVNQGQFTTFPRMLADLANARLVFIGELHDNRGHHQAQLQIIRGLQQAGIPVAIGLEMFRSNSQEALDRWTAGGMKEDRFREVFEENWSLWPVYRDIFQYARQETIPMIGLNIPREISRQVSQAGFFSLSPSQRGSIPLVRCDVDEAYQNYMRRVLGSHAHQGVAFKNFCEAQMVWDAVMAKRLIEYLDQHPQRLVVVLAGSGHAWKFGIPEQVRRHLDIPMRIVLPEIPGRIEKGDAAPSEADYLLLGPEEGPLH; encoded by the coding sequence ATGCTGCTCTCCCCGCTCCAGGCCGGCGCCCACACCTGGGATGTTAACCAGGGTCAATTCACGACCTTTCCCCGGATGCTGGCCGACCTGGCGAACGCGCGGCTGGTTTTTATCGGCGAGCTGCACGACAACCGCGGCCACCACCAGGCCCAGCTGCAGATTATCCGCGGCCTGCAGCAGGCTGGAATTCCGGTCGCCATCGGCCTGGAAATGTTTCGCAGCAACAGCCAGGAGGCTCTGGACCGATGGACTGCGGGTGGAATGAAGGAAGACCGTTTCCGGGAAGTCTTTGAGGAGAACTGGAGCCTCTGGCCGGTCTACCGGGATATTTTTCAGTATGCCCGGCAGGAAACCATCCCCATGATCGGCCTGAATATCCCACGGGAGATTTCCCGCCAGGTATCCCAGGCAGGATTTTTCTCCCTCAGCCCGAGCCAGCGCGGCAGCATTCCCCTGGTACGCTGCGATGTCGATGAGGCCTACCAGAACTACATGCGCCGGGTCCTCGGCAGCCATGCCCACCAGGGAGTAGCTTTCAAGAATTTCTGTGAGGCGCAGATGGTTTGGGACGCCGTCATGGCAAAACGCCTGATCGAATACCTCGACCAGCATCCGCAGCGGCTGGTGGTCGTCCTCGCCGGGAGTGGTCACGCCTGGAAATTCGGCATCCCCGAACAGGTCCGCCGCCACCTGGACATCCCGATGCGAATCGTCCTGCCGGAAATTCCCGGGCGGATTGAGAAGGGGGATGCGGCGCCCAGTGAGGCCGACTATCTGCTGCTGGGGCCGGAGGAAGGTCCTTTGCACTGA
- a CDS encoding M1 family metallopeptidase has protein sequence MKRVHLLRLFACLTLLWFPATSVATAAANLVRHDLTIHLNSENGTLQGVDHITLPAPPDRFLKFQLSPLVSVDAVEVAGAPLGWSFDSGRLQVGPLPPNLPADATLAISYHGTFADPVPQAPLNNEDPSYGVATAITPQGTFLAGGAGWYPDLPGAALFRVKITAPAGISAVTAGRLVERGETPEGFVSIWETDHPLPALTLAAGSWSFKAEDYGSVAIYTFLGPANAHLADAYLAAARNWLELYQSRFGPYPFAKFAVVENFFPTGYGFPSWTLLGSSVVPLPFIVTTSLGHEIAHSWWGTGVRPDNSQGNWSEGLATYVADYLFKELESTQAASDYRRKLLRDYATLVPAARDYPLSHFSARRSKLDQAIGYGKSAMVFHMARHLVGEDAFWGGLRKVARERMFRQASWNDFAAAWDPKGKLQLAEFIRQWVDRAGAPQLRLADVKQVRQGQEWIVSGQLIQQGQPYRLQLPLLLETEAGPLTRSLAASGEVTPFLLRSPSQPRRLLIDPEADFFRRLDPSEVPATVNSLREGRDLVVILADDVDRLVGEAAADLLTGLGREATWYREKQALAADLSRSDLLLVGWPRSPALRPQLPGELTINPEGFILRGEFYPDPSAVLFAVFPRERTPALQCGLFLPLSPAGAKIAARKIPHYGTFSYLAFSEGNNRLKGVWPVTSSPLTHQFIPTSQEAGKP, from the coding sequence CCTGAAATTTCAACTTTCTCCATTGGTCAGCGTTGATGCTGTCGAAGTAGCTGGAGCACCTCTGGGCTGGAGTTTTGACAGCGGTCGACTGCAGGTCGGTCCTCTGCCGCCAAACCTTCCCGCGGACGCGACTCTCGCCATCTCCTACCACGGCACCTTTGCCGATCCGGTCCCCCAGGCCCCCCTCAACAACGAAGACCCGAGTTACGGCGTCGCGACGGCGATAACACCGCAGGGAACCTTCCTCGCCGGCGGTGCCGGCTGGTACCCTGACCTTCCTGGCGCAGCCCTGTTCCGAGTCAAGATTACGGCGCCTGCCGGCATCTCGGCGGTGACCGCCGGCCGCCTGGTTGAAAGGGGCGAAACGCCGGAGGGGTTCGTGAGCATCTGGGAAACGGACCACCCCTTGCCCGCCCTGACCCTGGCCGCCGGCAGCTGGTCTTTCAAAGCGGAAGATTACGGCAGCGTGGCGATCTACACCTTTCTCGGTCCGGCCAATGCGCACCTGGCCGACGCTTACCTGGCGGCCGCCCGGAACTGGCTGGAGCTCTACCAATCCCGTTTCGGGCCCTACCCTTTTGCCAAGTTCGCCGTCGTCGAAAACTTTTTCCCCACCGGCTACGGGTTCCCCTCCTGGACCCTGCTCGGCAGCAGCGTCGTCCCCCTCCCCTTCATCGTCACCACCAGCCTCGGCCATGAAATTGCCCATTCCTGGTGGGGGACCGGGGTACGCCCCGACAACAGCCAGGGGAACTGGTCGGAGGGGCTGGCCACCTACGTCGCCGACTACCTGTTCAAGGAACTCGAATCGACCCAGGCTGCCAGCGACTACCGCCGTAAACTGCTGCGCGACTACGCCACTCTGGTCCCGGCTGCCAGGGACTATCCGTTGAGCCATTTCAGCGCGCGCAGGAGCAAACTCGATCAGGCGATCGGCTACGGCAAGAGCGCCATGGTCTTTCACATGGCCCGCCACTTGGTGGGTGAGGACGCGTTCTGGGGAGGTTTGCGGAAGGTTGCCAGGGAGAGGATGTTCCGCCAGGCGAGCTGGAACGATTTCGCTGCGGCCTGGGATCCGAAAGGGAAGCTGCAGCTGGCCGAATTTATTCGGCAATGGGTCGACCGGGCCGGCGCCCCGCAGCTGCGGTTGGCCGATGTCAAACAGGTCCGCCAGGGCCAGGAGTGGATCGTCAGCGGCCAGCTGATCCAGCAGGGTCAGCCCTACCGGCTGCAGCTCCCCCTGCTCCTTGAGACCGAAGCCGGCCCGCTGACCCGGAGCCTGGCCGCCAGCGGGGAGGTCACCCCGTTTTTGCTGCGCAGTCCGTCACAACCGCGGCGCCTGCTTATCGATCCGGAGGCGGATTTTTTCCGCCGCCTTGACCCAAGCGAGGTGCCGGCAACAGTCAACAGCCTGCGCGAAGGCCGGGATTTGGTTGTCATCCTCGCGGACGACGTGGATCGCCTGGTCGGTGAGGCCGCCGCGGACCTGCTCACGGGACTTGGCCGCGAGGCGACCTGGTATCGGGAGAAGCAAGCCCTGGCCGCTGACCTCTCCAGGTCTGACCTGCTCCTGGTTGGCTGGCCGCGCTCGCCGGCTTTGCGACCGCAGTTGCCCGGGGAACTCACCATTAATCCGGAGGGTTTCATCCTCAGGGGGGAGTTCTACCCAGATCCTTCTGCCGTGCTCTTCGCGGTCTTTCCCCGCGAAAGAACCCCTGCCCTGCAATGCGGCCTTTTCCTGCCGCTGTCGCCTGCGGGAGCAAAAATCGCCGCCCGCAAGATTCCTCATTACGGCACCTTCAGCTACCTCGCCTTCAGCGAGGGGAACAATCGTTTGAAAGGGGTGTGGCCGGTCACGAGCTCCCCCCTGACTCATCAATTCATCCCTACCAGCCAAGAGGCCGGAAAGCCATGA